The genomic interval TTCTGGCAACTTTATCTGTAATGCCTCTAATAATTCATGTGATTGTTGCCGCGGACACGGGATCTTCTGGCAACTAGCTTTTTGGCCTTTGATTGTTACTTCCATCGAACAAATGGTCGTCAATTGTGCGAGACCTTCCTCTACCGTCAAGTCAAAATTCTTCCACGCTCTGCGCAGCCTTCGAATTATCATGTACGCAAGCATTACCACAAACACATGTCCCCGTGTACTATCCTCCTTTCTTACATACACCGGACGAACCTCCAAATTCACCGTCTTACAGTCCCGAAACGCCTTCTCCACTTCCGTTAAATCCTTGTATCGTTCATGTACCAGATTGGTATCCGCCTCGTTCTCCTCAAGATCAGTCTTGATTGCGTAACAACCATCAAGATATGATGCTGCTACGTCTTAGAATAAATGCTCCAAAAATGCCCAATTAGTCTCAGAATATTTGAGTCTAATACCCAGCAAATGATTTGAAAAATCTTACCCAGCTACCCCGCCTTTTTTTTATCCTGCGTAAGTATTTCACTTGATTTTTTGTTCACGTTAAGAAAAATACATCGTTTACCCCGTTAGAAAGAAGTTCCGTCCGTAAGGCGGAGTAAAGCCTCATTAAATAGTTTGGAAGGGGTTAAAACCACTTCCAAACTTCCTAACGGCGGTTTACTTCCCAGTTCCCCGTTTTCACGAGGACAAGTTTTGTAAGATTTTTCCGGAACATAAAAAACTCAGGGCAGGAGGACCGAACGTTGGGAAACTTCATCCTCCTGCCCATTTCCCCCCTATACAAAGGAGGCAGTGCGTGAATATTATAGAAAAAATCCACAAGCATGAAAAGCTTATTGCGACAAAACAGAAGCCATGCTTTTGTCCAAAGTGCAAGAGTACCCATGTCAATTTCACCCTTCATGAATGCAGATATCGGTTGTTTCACGTTATTATCGACTCCCTTGTTCATACGATAGAATCTTTCCTGGGACGTTGGAAATGTTCCTTGTGCAAGAAGACGTTTACTTCCTATCCTGAGTATGCGCTCCCTTACAAGCGGTACGTAAAGGATCACTGTCTCTCCTTCAGTCAGGCTTATGTCAAAGATGATACAGAAACCTACCGGAGTGTCTCCTCTGCCATCGGATATACTACCCGAACACAGGAAATAGACAACCGCATGCTTGCCTGGTCAACCGTTTGGAGGTGGCTGCGTTTCTTTGGCTCACTGAAATACACACTCCGCAACGCCTTTGACCTCATCAGGCAGGCCGACCCCAACTCTCCGGTTTTTCGCCAAATGTTTCCCATTTACCACGGAAAGTATAAAAGCAAACAACGAAAAACCTCCCTCGATCAATCGATTCAATTGTTCAGCGCCGAGCCGGAATATCACCGAATTTTTGGGCATTCATTTTTCCCCGAACTGGCAACAAAAAGCGGCTGGTCTTGAGTTACAATCACCTCCACACTTAAAAAAGGAGGTGAATTATGAAATCGAAAGACGAAAAATGGGCTTTATTCTGGTGCAATCTTCTGCATCCTGTCATCTTCGGTGAGATTGAGAAGGAGCAGACCAACCTTTTTCTGAAAAAACTCTGCCTTCAGGAGGTCGTATTCCCCAACGGAAAGCGGAAAAGACCCACTATCTCTACCCTCAGGAGAAAACTCAACCGCTACCGCAAAGATGGATTTCAATCTCTTGCAAGAAAGGCGAGGAGCGACCGTGGCGCATCCAGAAGGTTTTCTCCTGAAATTATCGACAAAGCCGTTGAACTCAAAAAAGAACAACCACGCCGCAGCGACGATTGCCTCAACCGCTTTCTTGAGAAATACTATGGGAAAACGATCCCCAAATCCACCCTCTACCGCCATCTCAGACTCGCAGGGGCGACCCGGCTCAAACTCGGCGTCTCACAGCAAAAGGTGCGTATACGCTCTTAGCCGTGAGCATACCCACGACCTCTGGATTGGCGACTTCCAGGAAGGCCCTTTCGTGCTCGTTGACGGCGAGGCGCTTCCCACAAACCTCTGTCTCTTTATCGACTGCT from Candidatus Kuenenia stuttgartiensis carries:
- a CDS encoding helix-turn-helix domain-containing protein, coding for MKSKDEKWALFWCNLLHPVIFGEIEKEQTNLFLKKLCLQEVVFPNGKRKRPTISTLRRKLNRYRKDGFQSLARKARSDRGASRRFSPEIIDKAVELKKEQPRRSDDCLNRFLEKYYGKTIPKSTLYRHLRLAGATRLKLGVSQQKVRIRS